DNA sequence from the Streptomyces sp. HUAS 15-9 genome:
GCCGCGACCGTCCCGCGACCCAAAGGGGGTGGCATGTCCGCAGACCAGGGCAGCTCGAAGGTGCTCACGCCCACGAAGAGCGAGGCAGCGCCCAAGGAGCTCGACGCTATCGACGTGCTCGACGACGTCACGGCCCTCCAGGCCCCGCCGGCCCCGGAGCTCCCGGCCGCCGCAGATGTCCAAATCTCGCCGGCCCTGCCGGCCTCGGCGGACATCGACACCCGCACCCTGTCCCGCTCCCTGTTCCTGCGGCTCGCCGCACTCGACGAACACAGCCCCGAGCGTGTCTACGTCCGGGACACCCTGATCGAGCTCAACCTCCCGCTCGTGCGCTACGCGGCGGCCCGCTTCCGCAGCCGCAACGAGCCGATGGAGGACATCGTCCAGGTCGGCACCATCGGCCTCATCAAGGCGATCGACCGCTTCGACTGCGAACGCGGCGTGGAGTTCCCGACGTTCGCGATGCCGACGGTCGTGGGCGAGATCAAGCGCTTCTTCCGCGACACCTCATGGTCGGTCCGCGTCCCGCGCCGGCTCCAGGAGCTGCGACTGGCCCTCACCAAAGCCAGCGACGAGCTCTCCCAGAAGCTGGACCGCTCCCCCACGGTCGCCGAACTGGCCGCCGTACTGGGCGTGTCCGAGGAGGACGTGGTCGACGGCCTGGCGGTCGGCAACGCCTACACGGCCTCCTCCCTGGACTCCCCGGCCCCCGAGGACGACGGCGGCGAGGGCTCCCTCGCGGACCGCCTCGGCTACGAGGACACCGCCCTGGAAGGCGTCGAGTACCGGGAGTCACTGAAGCCGCTGCTGGCCAAACTCCCGCCCCGCGAACGCCGGATCATCATGCTCCGCTTCTTCGCCAACATGACCCAGTCCCAGATCGGCGATGAGGTCGGCATCTCCCAGATGCACGTCTCGCGTCTTCTGACCCGCACCCTGGCCCAGCTGCGCGAGGGCCTCATCTCCGACTGATCCGATCGAGGATCGATCGGACCGATCCGCATGCAAGCCCCGCACGTAGCTTCCTATTTGACGGAGCGTCAGTCACCATGGCGCGATGCTCCGGACGGCATGGGCTCCATGGACGAGTGGCCGCCGAGGCGCCGTTACGGCAGCGTCGGCGGCCGTCGTCTGTCTGGGCGGACTGCTCGCGTCCTGCGCGGGCGGCAGCGGCGCCGGCGGCTACACGGCGGTGGGCCCGGCAGGCACGTCACCCCGGACGGCGGTGAGTCCGACCGGAAGGGTGACACTGACGCCGCTCGACGGGCTGACAAATGTCGGGCACAACGCGCCGTCCGCGCCCGGGACTTCGGAAGCGACCCCGTCAGTAGCCCCGTCCCCGGCGCCCACCCCCGGTGGCGACATCATCGGCTCCCCGGGCACGGCAGGGGCGCACCCCGGCCGCGGGACGGGTCGGCAGACATCGCCTCCCCCGTCGACGCCCACTCCCGCACCCGCGCCTGACCCCACCAAGGCACCACCGTCCCCGGCAGCCCTCACCTGGGACCCGCCGACCCGCGAGGCCACGGACCAGCGCTGGTGCGAAAAGGTGACGGTCACCTTTCACAACTCGGGCGGAACCGCCGTCCGTTCGGGCGAGGTGACCTTCGGCACCCACATCATCGGCGCCCTCGGCATCGACTGGGCGACGATCGGGTCGACGGAGGACCTCCCGGCCCCGATCGAAGCGGGCGCACGGAAGAAGCACACGTGGACGGTGTGCGTCGACGCCTGGCGCGTCCCTCTGGGGATGCACATCGAGACGCGGGACGCGGCGGTCGACTGGAAGTAGCCGCGCCACCCCGCCAGTGCCGCCTACTTCAGGGCCAGCCAGGCAACCGCCGCCACGACGGCCACCGCGGCGATGACGCCGATGATCAGTCCGATGCGCGGGCCCGCCGGGGCGGACGCCTGCTGCCTGCCCCCCTGAGGGGACTCGTCGACGAACGCGCGGAACATCTGAGTGCTGCCTGCGGGGTCGTAGTTGCCCTGGGGGCCCTGGGTGTTAGCCATGGCTCGAGACACTAGCGAATCCGGGGATGCGGCCCAAGTGGGGGGCCACCCGCATATGCGGGGCATCCGCACCCACCCCCACCAGCGCATTTACGTTCGCAATACTTACCTTTGCCAAGTTTTTATCCCCGGCCACCCCAATTTGTTTGCCTGCAGCAACCAAACACCGCTTACAGTTGCCTCAAGCAACGAACCTGGGAGGTGTGATGGCGGAGCAGGCGCAGTTCGAGGAGCTGGCGCGTCAGCTCAGCGCCGTCGGAGCGGTCAAAAGGGACCTGGGGCGGATCCTTCCGCACGACTGCCCGGCCGGATCCGCAGCCGTACTGACGCTGCTCGGCGGTCACGGGGACATGCGCATGAGCAAGCTCGCCGAGCTGCTGGCCGTGGACATGTCCGTGACCAGCCGGCATGTCGCGCATGTCGCCGAGCGGGGCTGGATCGAACGGTCCCCCGACCCCGCCGACAAGCGCTCGCGCATCCTGCGCCTCACCCCCGCGGGCAGGGCCACCCTCGTCGAGCTGTCCCGGCGCACTGCCGAACTGCTGGCAGAACGCCTGAGC
Encoded proteins:
- a CDS encoding MarR family winged helix-turn-helix transcriptional regulator; the encoded protein is MAEQAQFEELARQLSAVGAVKRDLGRILPHDCPAGSAAVLTLLGGHGDMRMSKLAELLAVDMSVTSRHVAHVAERGWIERSPDPADKRSRILRLTPAGRATLVELSRRTAELLAERLSDWTDEEVTQLIRLMTRLRASFGDCRSAHPRLTALAPALDTTTRTPA
- a CDS encoding RNA polymerase sigma factor SigF, coding for MSADQGSSKVLTPTKSEAAPKELDAIDVLDDVTALQAPPAPELPAAADVQISPALPASADIDTRTLSRSLFLRLAALDEHSPERVYVRDTLIELNLPLVRYAAARFRSRNEPMEDIVQVGTIGLIKAIDRFDCERGVEFPTFAMPTVVGEIKRFFRDTSWSVRVPRRLQELRLALTKASDELSQKLDRSPTVAELAAVLGVSEEDVVDGLAVGNAYTASSLDSPAPEDDGGEGSLADRLGYEDTALEGVEYRESLKPLLAKLPPRERRIIMLRFFANMTQSQIGDEVGISQMHVSRLLTRTLAQLREGLISD